A section of the Roseivirga sp. BDSF3-8 genome encodes:
- a CDS encoding Mov34/MPN/PAD-1 family protein codes for MAVIINEEARRVMIQDAEKTFPNECCGFMYGHEVNEDREVTEAVPVQNEKEGDQRRRFEISPLQYMKAEQYAEENNLSLLGVYHSHPQHPAIPSEHDRKQAMPWFSYVILSVMDGRTDDITSWQLNDDREFDEEPIKSELIF; via the coding sequence ATGGCAGTTATCATAAACGAAGAGGCGCGGAGGGTAATGATACAGGATGCAGAAAAGACCTTCCCTAATGAATGTTGTGGCTTTATGTACGGACATGAAGTCAATGAAGACCGGGAAGTGACGGAAGCAGTCCCAGTACAGAATGAAAAAGAAGGAGACCAGCGCAGGCGTTTTGAAATCAGTCCTCTGCAGTATATGAAGGCTGAACAATACGCTGAGGAAAATAACCTTTCGCTGTTGGGGGTCTATCATAGCCATCCACAGCACCCGGCTATCCCCAGCGAGCATGACCGGAAGCAAGCTATGCCCTGGTTTTCGTACGTGATTCTCAGCGTAATGGATGGCCGTACTGACGATATCACAAGCTGGCAGTTAAACGACGACCGCGAGTTTGATGAAGAACCAATTAAAAGTGAACTCATATTTTAA
- a CDS encoding MoaD/ThiS family protein encodes MAKLIIPTPLRKFTGNQSSLDASGQTVNDALEQLALTYPDLQKQIFDDQGKLRNFIKVYVGDEDIKGLNNGETRVGNESVISIVPAIAGGTR; translated from the coding sequence ATGGCAAAACTGATCATACCCACTCCTCTCAGAAAATTTACTGGCAATCAATCCAGCCTGGATGCCAGCGGACAAACTGTAAATGATGCGCTGGAGCAACTGGCTCTTACTTACCCCGATCTACAAAAACAGATATTTGACGACCAGGGCAAGCTGAGAAACTTTATCAAAGTATATGTAGGTGATGAAGACATCAAAGGCCTGAATAACGGCGAAACTCGCGTAGGGAATGAAAGTGTCATCAGTATTGTGCCAGCCATCGCAGGTGGTACCCGATAA
- the moeB gene encoding molybdopterin-synthase adenylyltransferase MoeB: MSNIQFSKEELERYSRHLIIPDFNIEGQRKLKAAKVLVVGTGGLGSPLLQYLTAAGVGTIGILDFDVVDESNLQRQVLFRVSDVGKPKAEVARDTLRKLNPHVNFIVHNTQLTSDNALDIIKDYDVVADGTDNFPTRYLVNDACVLLNKTNVYASIFRFEGQVSVFNYTDNEGNTGPNYRDLFPVPPPPGLVPSCAEGGVIGVLPGILGSLQANEVIKVITGVGDPLSGRLFLFDALTFETRTLKVRRDPENPLNGNNPSQKELIDYQQFCGIGGNSSDEDRPVKEVTVDELYDMQTRGEKIQVIDVREPYEYEIANIGAELIPLKTISENVDRVESGKKVIIHCRSGVRSAKAIRELENSFGFTNLYNLKGGILAWADKIDKEMAKY; encoded by the coding sequence ATGAGCAATATACAATTCAGTAAAGAAGAACTTGAGCGCTATAGCCGCCACCTGATTATACCTGATTTCAATATCGAAGGTCAGAGGAAATTAAAAGCAGCAAAAGTGCTGGTAGTCGGTACCGGTGGACTTGGAAGCCCTCTACTGCAATACCTTACCGCTGCCGGTGTAGGTACAATAGGTATTCTGGATTTTGACGTGGTAGATGAAAGTAACCTGCAACGCCAGGTGCTCTTCCGGGTAAGCGATGTGGGTAAACCTAAGGCAGAAGTGGCCAGGGACACTCTCCGGAAACTGAATCCACACGTTAATTTCATAGTTCATAATACGCAACTTACCAGCGATAATGCTCTTGATATCATCAAAGACTATGATGTGGTGGCTGATGGAACGGATAACTTCCCTACCCGCTACCTGGTGAATGATGCCTGTGTACTATTGAATAAAACCAATGTGTATGCAAGTATCTTCCGGTTCGAAGGACAGGTTAGCGTATTCAACTATACCGATAATGAAGGAAATACAGGCCCTAATTATCGTGACCTGTTTCCTGTACCACCGCCTCCAGGCCTTGTCCCCAGCTGTGCAGAAGGGGGTGTGATAGGTGTGCTTCCGGGCATATTAGGTAGTCTGCAGGCTAATGAAGTAATAAAAGTAATTACGGGGGTAGGTGATCCTCTTAGCGGGAGGCTTTTCCTCTTTGATGCGCTAACCTTTGAGACCAGAACGCTTAAGGTTCGTCGTGATCCCGAAAACCCGCTTAATGGGAATAATCCTTCACAGAAAGAGCTGATAGATTACCAGCAGTTCTGTGGCATAGGAGGAAACTCATCCGATGAGGACAGGCCTGTAAAAGAGGTTACGGTAGATGAATTGTATGATATGCAGACCCGTGGTGAGAAGATTCAGGTGATTGACGTACGGGAGCCATATGAATATGAGATTGCTAATATAGGTGCAGAGCTTATACCCCTTAAAACAATTTCAGAAAATGTAGACCGTGTGGAAAGCGGTAAAAAGGTGATAATACACTGCCGTAGTGGCGTAAGAAGCGCAAAAGCTATCAGGGAGTTAGAGAACTCATTTGGCTTCACAAACCTATATAATCTAAAAGGGGGAATTTTGGCCTGGGCGGATAAAATTGACAAGGAAATGGCTAAATATTAA
- a CDS encoding YheT family hydrolase, with amino-acid sequence MPLVSSAYRAPYYLKNGHLATIFPNIFRKVEGPEYCRERFETEDGDFLDLDWVEKGNSRLLIISHGLEGSSERPYVRGMAKYFSSRGWDVVAWNCRSCSGEMNRVLRLYHHGDTEDLEAVIRHAQAKNEYEHLALTGFSMGGSMVLNLLGQGMATLPAEVVGGVVFSVPCDLGASARHLSAPGNGFYRKRFLKKLIRKMHEKHRSFPDRVAISGAEAIRHFAEFDNQFTAPLHGFENAEEFYLKASANQYLSNIQHPVLIVNAANDPFLPPACYPVKLAENHPSVHLEIPEEGGHVGFMMKGRRETYAEVRAYEFFEGILM; translated from the coding sequence ATGCCGCTTGTATCATCCGCCTACCGCGCTCCCTATTATCTCAAAAATGGCCATCTGGCAACCATTTTCCCCAACATTTTTAGAAAAGTGGAGGGTCCTGAGTACTGCCGCGAGCGATTTGAAACAGAGGATGGAGATTTTTTGGATCTTGATTGGGTAGAAAAGGGTAATAGCAGGTTACTTATCATTAGTCATGGACTCGAGGGAAGTAGCGAAAGACCCTACGTCAGGGGTATGGCTAAGTATTTTTCCTCTAGGGGGTGGGATGTAGTGGCGTGGAATTGCCGCTCGTGCAGCGGAGAAATGAACCGTGTTCTACGACTATATCATCATGGTGATACCGAAGACCTCGAAGCCGTAATAAGACATGCACAAGCCAAAAACGAATATGAGCATCTTGCTCTTACAGGCTTTAGCATGGGAGGAAGTATGGTACTGAACCTGCTGGGACAAGGAATGGCCACTTTACCCGCAGAGGTAGTAGGCGGGGTGGTATTTTCAGTGCCCTGCGACCTTGGAGCTAGTGCCAGGCACCTGTCTGCGCCTGGTAATGGATTTTACCGAAAACGGTTTTTAAAAAAGCTGATCAGGAAAATGCATGAAAAGCATAGAAGCTTTCCTGATCGGGTAGCTATCAGCGGGGCTGAAGCTATAAGGCATTTTGCTGAGTTCGATAACCAGTTCACTGCTCCACTCCACGGATTTGAAAATGCAGAGGAATTCTACCTGAAGGCCAGTGCAAACCAGTACCTTAGCAATATCCAGCACCCGGTTCTGATCGTTAATGCTGCAAATGACCCATTTCTACCACCAGCCTGCTATCCGGTTAAATTAGCAGAAAACCATCCATCCGTGCACCTTGAAATACCCGAAGAAGGCGGCCATGTGGGCTTTATGATGAAGGGTAGGAGAGAGACATATGCCGAAGTAAGAGCATATGAATTTTTCGAGGGAATATTAATGTAG